The nucleotide sequence TTCTCTCATAAGAGCAAAGCATCTCCTTCGTGCCGATTATTTGAACCTGTCGGGCGTATATTTTTTCGCCTTGCGCTTAGAGTCGAAATATATCTCCATTATCGCCTGCATAAAGGCTTCGCGGTCGTCTTCGTTAAGGCCGCCGCCCGCGAACAGCGCGCTTGTCTGCTCTATTATGCTTTTTGCCTGAGCAGTTCCTCTGCTGCCGTATGTTTCTGTCGCTTCGCGTACAAATTCGTCTTCTGTGGAAAAAAGGTCGGACGGCGCGCAGCCGAAAACGCTGCACAGCTTCATTACGACAGCCTGATTTTTCGGATATGAGCGCCCCATTTCGTAATTTTGCAGCGTGCGCGTCGTAACTCCCGCAAAAGAGGCAAGCTCGCTTTGCGTCATGCCCTTGTCTTCTCTTAATTCTTTCAATTTATCCTTAAAGGCCATATGTGCCTCCCTTATAAAATACACGAAACTGTTTTCGCAAAAATGATGTTGACAAACGAAATATATTTCGTATAATATAAAAATATACGAAAAACTTTTCGTGTAAATTGTATTATTTTTTTCGTGTTTTGTCAAGGGGGTACTTCAGGTGAAACGCATAATTCTGCATTGCGATCTTAATAATTTTTACGCTTCGGTGGAATGCATGAAAGACCCGACGCTGTGGAGCGTACCTTTAGCCGTATGCGGAAGCCGCGAGGAACGAAGAGG is from Clostridia bacterium and encodes:
- a CDS encoding helix-turn-helix transcriptional regulator; protein product: MAFKDKLKELREDKGMTQSELASFAGVTTRTLQNYEMGRSYPKNQAVVMKLCSVFGCAPSDLFSTEDEFVREATETYGSRGTAQAKSIIEQTSALFAGGGLNEDDREAFMQAIMEIYFDSKRKAKKYTPDRFK